One window from the genome of Acinetobacter sp. LoGeW2-3 encodes:
- the efp gene encoding elongation factor P → MAYYSTNDFKSGLKVMLDGNPCSIMENEYVKPGKGQAFNRVKLRNLKSGKVLEKTFKSGDSLEAADIVEVEMDYLYNDGEMWNFMDPVTFEQIAADKVAMGDAAKWLKDDSNEKCTIMLWNGVPLSVSAPNFVVLKIVETDPGVRGDTSGGGGKPAKLETGAVVRVPLFVQQDESVRVDTRTGDYLERA, encoded by the coding sequence ATGGCCTATTATTCTACGAATGATTTCAAGTCAGGCCTTAAGGTTATGCTTGATGGTAACCCATGTTCAATCATGGAAAACGAATACGTAAAACCAGGTAAAGGCCAAGCCTTCAACCGCGTAAAATTACGTAACCTTAAATCAGGTAAAGTGTTAGAAAAAACATTTAAATCTGGTGACTCACTAGAAGCTGCTGACATCGTAGAAGTAGAAATGGACTACTTATACAACGACGGTGAAATGTGGAACTTCATGGATCCTGTAACATTTGAACAGATCGCTGCTGACAAAGTAGCTATGGGCGATGCTGCAAAATGGTTAAAAGATGATTCTAACGAAAAATGTACTATCATGCTTTGGAATGGTGTTCCACTGTCAGTAAGTGCACCAAACTTCGTTGTACTTAAAATCGTTGAAACTGATCCAGGCGTTCGTGGTGATACTTCTGGCGGTGGCGGTAAGCCAGCGAAACTTGAAACAGGTGCTGTAGTACGTGTTCCATTGTTCGTTCAACAAGACGAAAGCGTTCGTGTAGACACCCGTACTGGTGACTATTTAGAACGTGCATAA
- the epmB gene encoding EF-P beta-lysylation protein EpmB, translated as MTDFLYQEQNWQSQLSDLITNPQELLEQLQLSPEQLLSGAILASQQFKLRVPRAFIAKMQVGNPFDPLLLQVLPHHLELEEHPDFVTDPLGEEEANQQPGVLHKYKSRFLLTLTGACAVHCRYCFRRHFPYQENLPKNEDWENIKSYLQSQPDINEVILSGGDPLTLSNRKLKLWIERLESLPQLKFLRIHSRVPIVIPNRIDDELTSVLKNSRLRIILVVHSNHASELDDYTCSKLNQLVQQQITVLNQAVLLKGVNDTAPVLVDLSYRLFEAGVMPYYLHVLDKVKGAHHFDLSPKHINDIYTEVLANLPGYLVPKLVREIAGEKNKTPLFGVSTF; from the coding sequence ATGACAGACTTTCTCTATCAGGAACAAAACTGGCAATCGCAACTGAGTGACTTGATCACGAATCCGCAGGAATTGTTAGAGCAACTGCAACTTTCACCAGAGCAGCTGCTTTCCGGTGCAATTCTGGCTTCTCAACAATTCAAGTTACGGGTGCCACGCGCCTTTATTGCCAAAATGCAGGTTGGTAATCCGTTTGACCCCCTGCTACTACAAGTGCTACCCCATCATCTGGAACTGGAAGAGCATCCTGATTTTGTCACTGATCCATTAGGCGAAGAAGAAGCGAATCAACAGCCAGGTGTGCTACATAAATATAAGTCACGTTTTCTGCTAACCCTGACCGGAGCCTGTGCGGTACATTGCCGATATTGCTTTAGACGTCACTTTCCTTATCAAGAAAATTTACCCAAGAATGAAGACTGGGAAAATATTAAAAGTTATCTGCAAAGCCAGCCCGATATTAATGAAGTAATCCTGAGCGGTGGTGATCCACTAACACTTTCTAATAGGAAATTGAAGCTCTGGATTGAACGTTTAGAATCTTTGCCACAGCTTAAATTCTTAAGAATCCATTCAAGAGTTCCTATTGTCATCCCAAACCGAATCGATGACGAGCTGACAAGCGTGTTAAAAAACAGTAGGCTACGTATTATTCTGGTGGTACACTCAAATCATGCATCTGAGCTGGATGATTATACCTGTAGCAAATTGAATCAGTTGGTTCAACAACAGATCACCGTGCTCAATCAGGCAGTGTTACTCAAAGGCGTGAATGATACTGCACCGGTTTTGGTCGATTTAAGCTATCGCTTGTTCGAAGCCGGCGTGATGCCGTATTATTTACATGTACTAGATAAAGTAAAAGGGGCGCATCATTTTGATTTGTCACCTAAACATATAAACGATATTTATACTGAAGTTTTAGCGAACTTACCGGGGTATTTGGTTCCTAAACTTGTTCGGGAAATTGCGGGCGAAAAAAATAAGACACCGCTTTTTGGGGTTTCAACATTTTGA
- a CDS encoding GTPase, which translates to MSKHTSDIFQTPTELKLDQLSFCPANVKSLQEWVAGISILQLGNSSKSLFSALLEISELQCAETLRFDLIQALHPTLENVLTSLEKHFVNQGLITTDRNDQIIELAMLLRSHFAKAYIDIAKRCDHELENSSFSLFKMGKKKSLTTARMISIYYALQQLSLLLYQQHMLYGKPVMGQWLAAHQLLEIAMQNNFHQTNINQVLGTQHELQNISHAYAQLILLDIFNTHQIRPAEIQGLYLCSFDWAKLVQILPKETTLSRYAVDGSKDLPPVYNSRLNDQFKPSIFIATQNLMEHLAGTQTKNAQYLSRNEKLFLTPALHFHIYNLLTTTMERRHERYEYSAHINICFGLSVAHFYLSQGKNFHETLDVEGGYNFQSESSFVSSSENTVPGAFSHIKALDREAKQIHHAEVLDISVNGYRIKWTGYTPSNLKTGEFILVQENAQSQWRGGVIRWIKQSTEKSLELGLEILAQDLFPCAVYARTDRNVKNYQPALLVQTTQLDQISNSIIVSGVQMFREKQTIHLRVDGHELKIYLTKAQLITQSFIRFDYELLNDQEEQIIKGFIHKQMNEINNHDLWEALK; encoded by the coding sequence ATGAGTAAACATACTTCAGATATTTTTCAGACGCCGACGGAACTTAAACTGGATCAACTGAGCTTTTGCCCAGCAAATGTTAAATCCTTACAGGAATGGGTTGCCGGAATTTCGATCCTGCAACTAGGAAACTCATCCAAGTCACTGTTCAGTGCCCTGCTGGAAATATCTGAACTACAGTGCGCTGAAACTCTACGTTTTGACCTGATTCAGGCACTGCATCCGACGCTTGAAAATGTACTCACCAGCCTGGAAAAGCATTTCGTCAATCAAGGCCTGATTACCACAGACCGTAATGATCAGATTATTGAACTGGCAATGTTGTTGCGTAGCCATTTTGCCAAGGCCTATATCGATATTGCCAAACGCTGTGATCATGAGTTGGAGAACAGCAGCTTTTCCCTGTTTAAAATGGGAAAAAAGAAAAGCCTGACGACGGCACGCATGATTTCGATTTATTATGCGCTGCAACAACTGAGCCTACTGCTGTATCAACAGCACATGCTTTATGGCAAGCCCGTGATGGGACAATGGTTGGCTGCACATCAGCTGCTTGAAATTGCGATGCAGAATAATTTCCATCAGACCAATATCAATCAGGTCTTGGGAACCCAGCATGAACTACAAAATATTTCACATGCGTATGCACAACTGATCCTGCTAGATATCTTTAATACTCATCAAATCCGTCCCGCAGAAATTCAGGGACTTTATCTGTGCAGTTTTGACTGGGCCAAACTGGTTCAGATTTTACCCAAAGAAACTACTTTATCCCGCTATGCGGTGGATGGCAGCAAAGACTTGCCACCGGTATATAACTCGCGTCTGAATGATCAGTTTAAGCCGAGCATTTTTATTGCCACTCAAAACCTTATGGAGCATCTGGCCGGTACACAAACCAAAAATGCCCAGTACCTGTCGCGTAATGAAAAACTGTTCCTGACCCCAGCGTTGCATTTCCATATCTATAACCTGTTAACGACCACCATGGAACGTCGTCATGAGCGTTATGAATATTCGGCACACATCAATATCTGTTTTGGTTTGTCGGTTGCACATTTCTATCTGTCTCAAGGCAAGAATTTCCATGAAACTTTAGATGTTGAAGGTGGCTATAACTTCCAGAGTGAAAGCAGCTTTGTTAGTTCATCAGAAAATACTGTTCCGGGTGCATTTAGCCATATCAAAGCGCTGGATCGTGAAGCCAAGCAGATTCATCATGCCGAAGTACTGGACATCAGCGTCAACGGTTACCGGATCAAATGGACAGGTTATACCCCATCTAACTTAAAAACCGGCGAATTTATTCTGGTTCAGGAAAATGCCCAAAGCCAATGGCGTGGTGGCGTAATTCGCTGGATCAAGCAATCAACAGAAAAGAGTCTGGAACTGGGATTAGAAATTCTGGCACAAGACCTGTTCCCATGTGCAGTTTATGCACGGACTGACCGTAATGTGAAAAATTATCAGCCTGCACTGCTGGTACAAACCACACAATTGGATCAGATCTCGAATAGCATCATTGTGTCAGGTGTACAGATGTTTAGGGAAAAACAGACGATTCACCTGCGGGTTGATGGTCATGAACTGAAGATTTATCTGACCAAAGCGCAGTTAATCACACAAAGCTTTATTCGATTTGACTATGAATTATTGAATGATCAGGAAGAACAGATCATTAAAGGCTTTATTCACAAGCAAATGAATGAAATCAATAATCACGATTTATGGGAAGCATTGAAGTGA
- a CDS encoding EAL domain-containing protein — MGSIEVRNPLLSKKLKRTETRLLIIDDNQIRFNQIRDLLTANEYQVDAVLLDDLQNFEKQLNFNWDLIIFGRAYDLKYEQALSLVRLSKQPNLPILLLKPEDYQADQYTGYIQKGVYDILNLEYPERFYLGLVRALSFSRLTQTQQHLVEELETAQTQAQSLVEDSNKAVATIQEGIHIQANEDYLKLFGLNSEDDIIGLPLLDLLQPQELNEFKTRFKKISQGQFELGGFEIHSTNPSIAAANPLKLEFLASTSEEDALQLTIDTAKTQVNTTTEKVAAKPSTLQLLKRELSREPANANALITFSFAAYEPQILNGDWATYMGYFHEIEKFLKEQVRVSLFKLEHDVLVGAIQADSQEILESKLIGLAALTKPQLITVNQQSYSLNLRIGYTKLDSELRDDAQLDQYVARAFSTPLPQAQQSSTFVLDIPSDMHAPAEAIPSLEFSIAESAAPVTASNQAPAPAMAPITPAAAAAPMAMPGSILHALRECLERGEIHLKYQQLYDKEDTNLYTYEVTSGFIFENKWQDISKLLELREDDELSIKLDRWILVESCKQLHNFITQYPKARLIINLNRAVLFKDRSFPEFISKLITIIRSKLKHPLTLQFAEEDLILNREDAQKYIRILRDHGAEISIREFGNSMYSETLLREMDVNALTIHPQLTAQLNSNTEELQEKITGYLEIKPVYLLLRELNDMTSFANAWNVDARFIQGDYFQKKLDHLIDVQEH, encoded by the coding sequence ATGGGAAGCATTGAAGTGAGAAATCCATTATTGTCTAAAAAGTTAAAACGTACGGAAACGCGTTTACTGATTATTGATGATAATCAAATTAGATTTAACCAGATTCGTGATCTTTTGACCGCAAATGAGTATCAGGTAGATGCGGTTCTGCTAGATGACTTGCAGAATTTTGAAAAGCAGCTGAATTTCAACTGGGATCTAATCATCTTTGGTCGTGCTTATGACCTGAAATATGAACAGGCACTCAGTCTGGTACGCTTGTCTAAACAGCCAAATTTACCGATTCTGTTGCTTAAACCTGAAGACTATCAGGCTGACCAATATACCGGTTATATCCAGAAAGGTGTTTATGACATTTTGAATCTGGAATATCCAGAACGTTTTTATCTAGGCCTTGTACGTGCCCTATCTTTCAGCCGCCTGACGCAGACTCAGCAGCATTTAGTGGAAGAACTGGAAACTGCGCAAACTCAGGCACAATCTCTGGTTGAGGACAGCAATAAAGCGGTAGCCACTATCCAGGAAGGTATCCACATTCAGGCCAATGAAGACTACCTGAAACTGTTTGGCCTGAATTCTGAAGATGACATTATTGGTCTGCCTTTACTGGATTTATTGCAACCGCAAGAGCTGAATGAGTTTAAAACTCGTTTTAAGAAAATTTCTCAAGGTCAGTTTGAGCTGGGTGGTTTTGAAATTCATTCCACCAATCCAAGTATTGCTGCAGCTAATCCACTTAAACTGGAGTTTTTGGCATCGACTAGTGAAGAAGATGCACTACAGCTGACAATTGATACTGCGAAAACTCAAGTCAATACGACAACTGAAAAAGTTGCAGCCAAGCCAAGTACCTTACAATTACTAAAACGTGAGCTGAGCCGTGAGCCTGCTAATGCCAATGCACTGATCACTTTCTCTTTCGCTGCTTATGAGCCTCAAATCTTAAATGGAGATTGGGCGACCTACATGGGCTATTTCCATGAAATTGAGAAATTCTTAAAAGAACAGGTTCGTGTATCGCTGTTTAAACTAGAACATGATGTTCTGGTCGGTGCTATTCAGGCAGATTCTCAAGAAATTCTGGAATCCAAACTGATTGGGCTAGCGGCACTGACCAAACCACAGCTGATTACGGTTAATCAGCAGAGCTATTCGCTGAACTTACGCATCGGTTATACCAAGCTCGACAGTGAATTACGTGATGATGCACAGCTGGATCAATATGTTGCTCGTGCCTTCTCTACGCCATTGCCACAAGCACAGCAATCTTCTACATTTGTACTAGATATCCCATCAGATATGCATGCACCTGCAGAAGCCATTCCAAGTCTGGAATTTAGCATTGCGGAATCCGCTGCACCAGTAACAGCATCTAATCAAGCCCCTGCTCCAGCTATGGCTCCTATAACACCAGCTGCGGCAGCTGCACCCATGGCGATGCCAGGTTCAATCTTGCATGCGCTGCGTGAATGTCTGGAACGCGGCGAGATTCATTTAAAATATCAACAGCTGTATGACAAAGAAGATACCAACTTATACACCTATGAGGTGACCAGCGGTTTTATCTTTGAAAACAAATGGCAGGATATTTCCAAGCTGCTGGAACTGCGTGAAGATGATGAACTTTCTATCAAACTGGATCGTTGGATTCTGGTCGAATCATGTAAGCAATTGCATAACTTTATTACCCAGTATCCTAAAGCTCGCTTAATCATCAATCTGAATCGTGCCGTGTTATTCAAGGATCGTAGCTTCCCTGAGTTTATCTCCAAACTGATTACGATTATTCGCAGTAAATTGAAGCATCCGCTGACCTTACAGTTTGCTGAAGAAGATCTGATCCTGAATCGTGAGGATGCGCAGAAATATATCCGTATTCTACGTGACCACGGCGCAGAAATTTCGATTCGTGAATTCGGCAATTCAATGTATAGCGAAACCTTGCTACGTGAAATGGATGTGAATGCTTTAACCATTCATCCTCAGCTGACAGCGCAATTAAATTCCAATACCGAAGAGTTACAGGAAAAAATTACTGGCTATCTGGAAATCAAACCAGTTTACCTCCTGCTTCGTGAATTGAATGACATGACTTCATTTGCCAATGCCTGGAATGTCGATGCACGCTTCATTCAGGGTGATTATTTCCAGAAAAAACTGGATCATTTAATTGATGTACAGGAGCACTAA
- the rpmE gene encoding 50S ribosomal protein L31 — protein sequence MRADIHPKYEKLVATCSCGNVIETRSAVGKETLYLDVCSACHPFYTGKQKNVDTGGRIDKFKQRFAGMSRSVKR from the coding sequence ATGCGCGCCGATATTCACCCAAAATATGAAAAACTAGTTGCTACTTGTTCATGTGGTAACGTAATCGAAACTCGTTCAGCTGTTGGTAAAGAAACTCTTTACCTAGACGTATGTTCAGCTTGTCACCCATTCTACACTGGTAAGCAAAAGAACGTTGACACTGGCGGTCGTATCGACAAGTTCAAACAACGTTTTGCTGGTATGTCACGTTCTGTTAAACGTTAA